The following proteins are encoded in a genomic region of Limosilactobacillus reuteri subsp. reuteri:
- a CDS encoding MFS transporter: protein MKHAKLRSFTFILVAFMLGCNEFMVVGVLSDIARSYHVPLSTVGFLVTAFAGVYAISTPIITTLTSNWNRYKLLMLLMTVFFIGNTLTAMAPTLGWLLFARIITAAVAGTIISLINLLVSIITPMDKRPMVLAWVGAGFSIASVIGVPLGTTIATLLSWHDSFWIISGLTLIVFALLAWLTPRDTPQVKGSILEQLALLKDHRVLLGIGITVAVLSLQYTFYTYVRPLITTVMGFSLTSLNWLLLLLGVMSIIGNEIAGIVASHNGVQKLPIVFILMTILSLVLGIALGNKITGMLVLAALCVVVIIYGTTIQLVFISVAEKEYPQSLALATSLISIFANVGISLGSFTASTTVNFANLTMLGYVGAVYGLLAIGLSFALRRFYRK, encoded by the coding sequence GTGAAGCACGCTAAATTGCGATCGTTCACTTTTATTCTTGTTGCATTTATGCTGGGATGTAATGAGTTTATGGTTGTGGGCGTTTTATCAGATATTGCACGGAGTTATCATGTTCCACTTTCCACAGTTGGTTTTTTGGTGACAGCTTTTGCAGGAGTCTATGCGATTAGTACGCCAATTATTACTACCTTAACTAGCAATTGGAATCGCTATAAGCTTCTTATGCTATTAATGACCGTCTTTTTTATTGGTAATACTTTAACTGCGATGGCACCAACACTTGGCTGGCTCCTATTTGCGCGAATTATTACTGCCGCTGTTGCTGGAACCATTATTTCATTAATTAACTTGCTAGTTAGTATAATTACCCCAATGGACAAGCGGCCAATGGTTCTAGCGTGGGTCGGCGCAGGTTTTAGTATTGCGTCGGTCATTGGGGTTCCTCTTGGTACAACCATCGCAACGTTACTTTCCTGGCATGATAGTTTTTGGATCATTTCGGGATTAACATTAATTGTGTTTGCGTTGTTAGCCTGGCTTACTCCTCGTGATACACCTCAAGTTAAAGGGAGCATTTTAGAACAGTTAGCGTTATTAAAAGATCACCGTGTTTTATTAGGAATTGGAATCACGGTGGCTGTTTTAAGCCTCCAGTATACTTTCTATACTTATGTTCGGCCGCTAATTACTACTGTGATGGGCTTTAGCTTAACTAGTCTAAATTGGTTGCTGCTTCTTTTAGGGGTAATGAGTATTATTGGTAACGAAATTGCTGGAATCGTTGCGAGTCACAATGGGGTTCAGAAACTGCCGATTGTCTTTATTCTCATGACAATCTTAAGTCTTGTTCTTGGGATTGCATTAGGAAATAAGATTACAGGAATGCTTGTTCTAGCAGCTCTTTGTGTCGTTGTAATTATATATGGAACAACTATCCAACTGGTATTTATTAGTGTGGCAGAAAAAGAATATCCGCAGTCATTAGCTTTAGCAACATCATTAATTTCGATTTTCGCTAATGTTGGAATTTCACTTGGATCCTTCACTGCTTCGACGACTGTTAACTTTGCTAATTTAACGATGCTTGGCTATGTAGGTGCAGTGTACGGACTTTTAGCGATCGGCTTATCTTTTGCCCTTCGTCGTTTTTATCGAAAATAA